AAAGTACtgcaaatgaaattgaaaaaaatctccTGGCCAAGATTAAAATGTTACTACATAAACAGCACTAATCAGTAACCAAAACTGGAGAACGGGCAGAGGTGCATAGCCAGGATTTTTTCAGAGTTGGGCACTATTTTCCAAGGTTCCATGCACGCCCAAATACTTTGAAAATCCTGGGGTACTTTCTCGTATAAAACTTAATATATTGTCATTCCATctcaaatacatttttttcatttgaagtaCGTTAACCTATAAACGCCATTTGCTCAGGTCACCAGATAGAATCTTCGTCTGTGGTTATCTCGGAGATGGCACAAGGAACGCAATCTGGGGTGCTAAAGTGGGAAGTACTAAGACCTAATGGTTGGTGCGCCGGCCTCGAGATACTAGCCATCACGTCAGAGTTAGAGTGTGTTCTTGGTATGGGCAAGACACTTTACTCTCACAGGGGCTCTCTCCAACCAGGCCTTGATCCTTCAAGAGGTGGATAACCCTAGCCACTgtataaatcactatccaacGTAAaaacactagcaaaaccaatttaattatccagtggatatcactttgggcccagttgttcaaaggctgGATAGTATAactttatccagtggataggtCACAATCCAGAGAACAAAATATAATTCACGTTAAACGTTGGCCAAGATTTTCTCACGCACTTTTCAACTACATGTGCTTATAGATTATAGTGTGCATATTCACAGTTGCAAGGGCTAATACTGAAATCTTTGGGGAGATTGAAAGTGACGGTGACTTACCCACCGGATAAAGTTATCCAGccttttaacaattattgggACCTTGTCTCTAAATGGGTACCGGCGACTTTACTGCTGCGGGTAGACAGACAATAGCccttttgcatgatggcgtcattttactaccaaaACCAGAATGCCGTTAGTGGCtaatttttccaattgtcTCTTTATACCCAAGAGGGAAGACGAATTTAaataagaaagcattttgacaaagcattgtggtcttggtagtaaaatgacgccattatgcaaatggcctattgaCTAGCACAGTGTGTATGTGAGTGTATGTGAGAAATAGCCCTAGTCCCTTATACTGGGATAGTGGtgaggggggggggaggggttAAGAAATATTACTAGTCGCTGCCTATACTGGGATAAGATGGATGGGCTGCTAGACCTATAAGCAGACTTAACCATATACGAAGTAGGTATAATGAACACACATACTGGGGTGGATGAAGATCCCCCCAGAGATTACATGTTTTATTTCCTTAAAATATGTTGCGAATTTAtactttttatatttttgccGTATTTCGACTTCACGCGTTATTTAAGAACTCCATTGATAACAAAAATCTCACTTGGTTTCCTCGTCACTTATGGGCAACGTTTATAGCATTTTTGATCCTTCATTAGCTTCACACTCCAAAGAAGCAACCCACACAGCATCAGTccagtttctttgaaaactaaCCCCTTAACAAATTTTGACCATAAGCTGACACATTTTGAAggcagcaaaaaaggaaagaatggTAATCTAAAGTGTGTATAATATAATGAACACGAGTCATGGGGTGATAAAGACCCCCCCTGAAAACATAaactttatttccaaaagAATTTGTAATTAACTCTATTTTACACCAGGGCCAAGTGAGATAACCCCGGTTTTGTGCGAGGTTTGAATTGAGATATGAAAgcttaaaaaacatttcagttttaattcTATTTGTCTACAACTTGGAGGATGCAAGCTCTAAAAATAACAGAGAAAATTATCtgaaaaaatgcttttgaacacaagaaaaagaaacctgGGTGAAATTTAACCTGGGGTTAAGCATTAACCGGTCTACGAACAACTGGTCCCTTTTCAACTATACCACATCATAGAAAATACATTCAATCATGTTACTGCCGGTTGAAATTGGTAGAGCGATGTTCAGCAGTGATTAAAATGCAATAGAACCAGATCTACTCACCATACATGTATTTTTGGGTCCAGAGCTCCTCTTTGAAATGACACACAAGGAAATGGTATTTAATGCAGAAATGACACTGTTGAGTTTAGCCTTTTGTATTTAACTTTCTAATCGTTGTGATTTCATACAGTGAGTCTGGAAAAAATTATACCTCTGCCAATCATTGAATTTACCTTACATGAGAAGCTTCCGCTAACTTAACAGATGAAACATCTGTCCGGTCCCGTTTCCGGTGCGCTGCCTAAAGATGAAAACATCTGGGCAACTACAAGCTTCCACCTACTCTGTAAGGAAAAACCGGATTAAAGGTAATTATTTCACCCTACTTTCTTCAGCTAACACCACTTTTCCGTAGTTCCAAGCTTGCAAAGTAGGTCatttcaaaaaagaaacccTGGTAGTAAGGCCAGAAACAAAGGTTTTGCTTTCAACTGGGCCTGAAGTAGATTACTATCCTCTCACAGGATGTGAAATCCTTACTTCTGCTGTAAAATATGTCATACAATAGTCATATCCACATCATATGTTTAAACTTGTAGCCAGGTCATTttaaaaacagaagaaaaatcaGATCAGACAGATCAGATCAGATCAGATCAGACAGAGCTTGGCCTTCAGTTAACCTAAAGCAAAACTTCAGTAACGTATCAGTAATCTAGTTGAAAgcgatatatttttttttaaaaaaggtcACAATATAAATATcatcaaaacacttttttcctttaagcCCCAATattcaaagacaaaatttcCTGAATAATCTCCACACATAAGTCAAGAGAATTAATTTGTTCAAAGattacaaattaaaagaaattgaataaGATCGATAACTTTGAAACAGTGTGAATTCACTTTTAAGGGacgtttttgctttgttgtcatCAATAAATgttgttaccatggcaacgtgATGTAATGACTTCTCCTCTCTATTTAATATCAAGAACCTAATCATGATGACAGTGACTTTACACTGACCAAGAGGTGGTCCAATGAAGCCCTAGCATTTGGGTCATTCCTTAAGCTGCATTCACTAACGGAGAGAAGTGGCTTGCAACCAATCTTGGTTGCAATCTGACTTAAAAGACGGCCAAGAGAATATACATCACTAGCACAGGATGGAGGGTGAGTTCCTGCAACAACTTCAGGGGCAACATGCGTGTACTTCTGTTTGTATGTCTCTTGCTCTTGTTTAGACAAAACTTTTCTACTGGCTTCCTGTTTTCTAATGCACTTTCCAAAATCAATGATTACTGGCACAAACAGTGTATTTTTGTATGTGAGCAAGATGTTATCACCTTTTATATCTTGATGAATCAGTCCAGAGTTGTGCAACACATTGAGTGCTTCTAGAAGTTGCAAAATGACATCAAACcactcttgattttttaaagcCAAGGTACAGCTGTGTAAAGTCCTGTGAAGAGTGTATGCTTTGCCTTCCACATTGCAAAACTGAAGTACTAACAGGTAAGGTTTGCTTTGTACACAAATACCATAAACGTAGGGAAAACATGGGTGATCCAACTGCTTCATTAGTGATGCTTCTTTGATAACACTGGACTCTGATGACAGGTGTGTGCTAAATTGTTTAACAGCAACTGAAATCCCTCTGTAATACATTTTATAGCAACGTCCAAAGACACAACATCCCAGTAACAGAGGTTGGTTAGTAGAACCGCTAGGATCTTTTACATGACTGAGATGACTTCTCTTTACATGTGGCACCGGTTGATCTGCAGAAACTGAGCCATCTTTATTGTGGCTGTGCTGAAGACTATGTGCCTGTTTTGCATTCTCCACAGTGTTTGATTTATCCAATTTGctattctgaaaaaaattaataccattCTTGCCAATTAtgaaatctgattggttctcagctgccccttcattttttattgcttaATTTTGCTGATGCATTACCAAAACTGTCAGTTAGAAGATGctttgagtttttgtttttcaccaaaGTCCCCAGCCTATCCTGTGGTCCCCTCCCCCTTGGCCATATCATTGGTAGCTACATTAGAAAGCTGCAGGTCATCTCAAGGGGGGTGCCCACTCGTTTCACCCTCCCCCCTAGATCCACTCCTGATCTAGTATAAACAAGAACGTTGTAAATTGCATTCAAGggctttgaaatttcaaatttctcccCAAAGCATGCCACAGACTCCTCTAAAAGGAGGGGACTAGTGGTACCTTGTTGACAGTCGGTTACTGTATTTAAACCTGCTGGCTActtgaattattattgaaatccttgtaataaataaaaacattgtTGTGAGATAGTTGCAGAAGCGGGAAATGTTTAAAGTCTACTAAATTCTTCACTCTAGACATTAGATGACTACGAAAAGTTACATCAAATGACGTTCCTACCCGTTGACGAAGATGTAGAACATGCCATTTAGCGTAGTACTTCCTCGCAAGACGGAGCAAGCTTTCATTCTTCGCTAGAGTCATCACTCGCTCATCTTCAAGTGCTACCAAAGCTTTTCTTTTATGTTCTTTGTTTGCCGCTCTAGCCTTTCTCtttcgttttcttctttcattcTGCATTACTGCTCTTTCATTAGGGGTATTCTTTCTCCAAGAAAATGGCTCGTCTTTCTTCGTAATATTTACACAATGTTCATTACGGCGATCACGGCGGTCCATATTTCCCGCGTTTGAGCCTTTTCCACCGTAAAATTAGGTCAGCAATGTGCTCAATTACATAATTACTTCACTTATGATAAACGAAATCTCCAGAATGGGT
The DNA window shown above is from Acropora palmata chromosome 7, jaAcrPala1.3, whole genome shotgun sequence and carries:
- the LOC141885895 gene encoding spermatocyte protein spe-8-like produces the protein MDRRDRRNEHCVNITKKDEPFSWRKNTPNERAVMQNERRKRKRKARAANKEHKRKALVALEDERVMTLAKNESLLRLARKYYAKWHVLHLRQRNSKLDKSNTVENAKQAHSLQHSHNKDGSVSADQPVPHVKRSHLSHVKDPSGSTNQPLLLGCCVFGRCYKMYYRGISVAVKQFSTHLSSESSVIKEASLMKQLDHPCFPYVYGICVQSKPYLLVLQFCNVEGKAYTLHRTLHSCTLALKNQEWFDVILQLLEALNVLHNSGLIHQDIKGDNILLTYKNTLFVPVIIDFGKCIRKQEASRKVLSKQEQETYKQKYTHVAPEVVAGTHPPSCASDVYSLGRLLSQIATKIGCKPLLSVSECSLRNDPNARASLDHLLVSVKSLSS